A single window of Acinetobacter wuhouensis DNA harbors:
- a CDS encoding flavin reductase: MVDATDFKNAMSSLTSAVNIVTTVGESGFHGFTASAVCSVTDTPPTLLVCMNKSSRSHAHFVENKVLTVNVLGAQHEQLSNAFASSKLSSDERFALGKWSELETGSPVLADALVSFDCKISDIQEVGTHTIFICPIVAIQKNQEDQALVYFNRAYHQVGETEIV; this comes from the coding sequence CGTTAACAAGTGCGGTCAATATTGTGACCACAGTTGGCGAATCAGGTTTTCATGGCTTTACAGCCTCTGCTGTATGCAGTGTAACTGATACACCACCGACATTATTGGTCTGTATGAATAAATCATCACGTTCCCATGCGCATTTTGTTGAAAATAAAGTTCTGACAGTAAATGTCTTAGGTGCTCAACATGAGCAACTTTCCAATGCATTTGCATCGTCTAAACTTAGTTCAGATGAGCGTTTTGCACTTGGGAAATGGTCTGAACTTGAAACAGGTTCACCTGTATTGGCTGATGCTTTGGTGAGTTTTGATTGTAAAATTTCAGATATTCAGGAAGTAGGCACACATACCATTTTTATCTGCCCAATTGTTGCAATCCAGAAAAACCAGGAAGATCAAGCTTTGGTTTATTTTAACCGTGCTTATCATCAGGTTGGTGAAACAGAAATCGTTTAA
- a CDS encoding DUF1826 domain-containing protein: MTNTIYSNEQVGMVSTFSELVDSKFHDEMNAICWSRNLQGDFKEIVNKLELKENITEVSREDLLALNLSEHGQLARATILNDIQQLADFGASPSLNLLKCYERDDEFDFISTDVYSFHVDRSPIETDTFLCTYYGASSDILPNDQTVQKILIPEIREKLKELYDGAETGFEDFLAEYFFDLHYQAKPEATPTNLGLGHLWKLAVDHPTQQVLPCIHRAPIENEGEYRLLLIC; encoded by the coding sequence ATGACAAATACGATTTATAGCAACGAACAAGTGGGTATGGTTTCTACATTTTCTGAATTGGTAGATTCAAAATTTCATGACGAAATGAACGCGATTTGTTGGTCTAGAAATTTACAGGGTGATTTTAAAGAAATTGTGAATAAACTAGAATTAAAAGAAAATATTACAGAGGTTTCTAGAGAAGATTTATTGGCACTTAATCTTTCAGAACATGGGCAATTAGCCAGAGCAACTATTTTAAATGATATACAACAACTAGCTGATTTTGGTGCTTCACCTAGCCTAAATTTATTGAAATGCTATGAGCGTGATGATGAATTTGACTTTATTTCAACGGATGTTTATTCATTTCACGTTGACCGATCACCCATTGAAACAGACACCTTTTTATGTACCTATTACGGCGCATCCAGTGATATTTTGCCCAATGATCAGACTGTGCAAAAGATTTTAATTCCTGAAATTAGAGAAAAATTAAAAGAGCTTTATGATGGTGCTGAAACAGGTTTTGAAGATTTCTTAGCAGAATATTTTTTTGATTTACATTATCAAGCAAAGCCAGAAGCTACCCCGACCAATTTAGGTTTAGGACATCTTTGGAAATTGGCTGTTGATCATCCAACCCAACAAGTTTTACCTTGTATACATCGAGCACCGATTGAAAATGAAGGTGAATATCGGTTGTTATTAATTTGCTAA
- a CDS encoding sulfite exporter TauE/SafE family protein, with translation MELIIFLIIGTFAGFVAGLFGVGGGTIIVPLLYIVFSQMGYDPDVVMHLALGTSLATIIVTSISSLMAHQKKDGIIWSVFRNLAPGMALGCFLGAGIAGWLSGLHLQMIVGVFLLWVAYTMFMGSKKIVDNTKTLPSTSAQIGAGVGIGIASAIFGIGGGSITVPYLTHYGVVMQKAVGTSAACGLPIAIAGALGFMLFGMNAQVNVPNTIGYIHVYAFLGISIMSFFTAKFGAKAAHALSPAVLKKCFAVLLLCVGSFFLVKGFL, from the coding sequence GTGGAACTCATCATTTTTTTAATCATCGGCACATTTGCAGGATTTGTAGCTGGGCTGTTTGGCGTGGGTGGTGGTACCATCATTGTCCCGCTTCTATATATCGTCTTTAGCCAAATGGGCTATGATCCTGATGTTGTCATGCATCTGGCATTGGGTACTTCACTTGCAACGATCATTGTCACTTCAATCAGCTCGTTAATGGCACATCAAAAGAAAGATGGCATTATCTGGTCGGTATTTAGAAATCTGGCACCAGGTATGGCATTGGGCTGTTTCTTGGGGGCGGGGATTGCAGGCTGGTTATCTGGACTTCATCTGCAAATGATTGTTGGCGTATTCTTGCTTTGGGTGGCGTACACCATGTTTATGGGCTCGAAAAAGATCGTGGACAATACTAAAACATTACCATCAACTTCGGCACAAATTGGTGCAGGAGTGGGGATAGGTATCGCTTCTGCAATCTTTGGTATCGGTGGCGGGAGTATCACTGTGCCATATCTCACACACTATGGCGTGGTCATGCAAAAAGCAGTCGGAACTTCAGCTGCATGTGGTTTGCCGATTGCGATTGCAGGTGCTTTAGGGTTCATGCTTTTTGGAATGAATGCGCAGGTGAATGTGCCAAATACCATCGGTTATATTCATGTTTATGCATTTTTAGGCATCAGTATCATGAGCTTTTTTACTGCAAAATTCGGTGCAAAAGCAGCACATGCATTATCACCAGCAGTGTTAAAAAAATGTTTTGCCGTTTTATTGCTCTGTGTAGGCAGTTTCTTTTTGGTGAAAGGGTTTCTCTAA